Proteins encoded by one window of Cervus canadensis isolate Bull #8, Minnesota chromosome 18, ASM1932006v1, whole genome shotgun sequence:
- the KIAA0895L gene encoding uncharacterized protein KIAA0895-like homolog isoform X1 has protein sequence MVLDSGAQVYEQAPPSPPASPSSSAHRPGPSDRDGTALFPWPQSLALPLALSVPSALQPQAERQPFSELHLGRRGHMRRSESTYTVNSTGRRGGSTQGRAPPGRGRDPGGGTLRPAASLPHIAKARKEVGRGVSKSPCMLVALRPTNMDRERDKFFQSHYTYNPQFEYQEPMPTAVLEKYCEASGQFIHQAVGIIEAVLEKFGTYEHFEAATGGQLLTKCQIWSIVRRYMQKEGCVGEVVVQLSEDLLSQAVMMVENSRPTLAINLTGARQYWLEGMLRHEIGTHYLRGVNNARQPWHSAEGRQQYGLRPANPTEEGLASLHSVLFRKQPFLWRAALLYYTIHRAARMSFRQLFQDLARYVQDADVRWEYCVRAKRGQTDTSLPGCFSKDQVYLDGIVRILRHRQTIDFPLLTSLGKVSYEDVDHLRPHGVLDNTRVPHFMQDLARYRQQLEHIMTTNRLDEAELGRLLPD, from the exons ATGGTGCTGGACTCAGGTGCTCAGGTGTATGAGCAGGCACCCCCCAGCCCAccagccagcccctcctcctcGGCCCATAGGCCGGGGCCCTCAGACCGAGATGGGACAGCGCTGTTCCCCTGGCCTCAGTCCCTGGCCCTGCCCCTGGCTCTGTCCGTCCCCTCAGCCCTGCAGCCCCAGGCGGAGAGGCAGCCCTTCTCAGAGCTGCACTTGGGCCGCCGTGGACACATGCGGCGCAGCGAGAGCACCTACACCGTGAACAGTACTGGCCGGCGGGGGGGCAGCACCCAGGGTCGGGCCCCGCCTGGACGGGGACGGGACCCAGGTGGGGGCACCCTGCGGCCCGCGGCCTCCCTGCCTCACATCGCTAAAGCGCGGAAGGAGGTGGGCCGCGGCGTCAGCAAGAGCCCCTGCATGTTGGTGGCTCTGCGGCCAACCAACATGGACCGCGAGCGGGACAAGTTCTTCCAGTCCCATTACACCTACAACCCACAGTTCGAGTACCAGGAACCCATGCCCACGGCTGTGCTGGAGAAATACTGTGAGGCCTCTGGACAGTTCATTCATCAG GCAGTTGGCATCATCGAGGCCGTCCTGGAGAAGTTTGGGACCTATGAACACTTTGAGGCTGCTACGGGGGGCCAGCTGCTGACCAAGTGCCAGATCTGGTCCATTGTGCGCAGATACATGCAGAAGGAGGGCTGCGTCGGGGAG GTAGTGGTGCAGCTGAGTGAGGACCTGCTGTCCCAGGCAGTGATGATGGTGGAGAACAGCCGTCCAACGTTGGCCATCAACCTGACTGGAGCCCGCCAGTATTGGTTGGAGGGCATGCTGCGGCACGAGATAG GTACCCACTACCTTCGGGGCGTGAACAACGCGCGGCAGCCGTGGCACAGCGCCGAGGGCCGGCAGCAGTACGGGCTGCGGCCAGCGAACCCCACGGAGGAGGGCCTGGCCAGCCTGCACAGCGTGCTGTTCCGCAAGCAGCCGTTCCTGTGGCGCGCGGCGCTGCTCTACTATACGATACATCGTGCCGCGCGCATGTCCTTTCGCCAGCTCTTCCAGGACCTGGCGCGCTACGTGCAGGACGCCGACGTGCGCTGGGAGTACTGCGTGCGCGCCAAGCGCGGCCAGACTGACACCTCGCTGCCGG GCTGCTTCAGCAAGGACCAGGTATACCTGGATGGCATCGTGCGCATTCTGCGGCATCGCCAGACCATCGACTTCCCGCTGCTGACCTCGCTGGGCAAG GTCTCCTATGAGGATGTGGATCACCTCCGGCCCCACGGGGTGCTGGACAACACCCGGGTGCCCCACTTCATGCAGGACTTAGCACGCTACCGGCAGCAGCTGGAACACATCATGACCACCAACCGGCTGGAT
- the KIAA0895L gene encoding uncharacterized protein KIAA0895-like homolog isoform X2, whose amino-acid sequence MPTAVLEKYCEASGQFIHQAVGIIEAVLEKFGTYEHFEAATGGQLLTKCQIWSIVRRYMQKEGCVGEVVVQLSEDLLSQAVMMVENSRPTLAINLTGARQYWLEGMLRHEIGTHYLRGVNNARQPWHSAEGRQQYGLRPANPTEEGLASLHSVLFRKQPFLWRAALLYYTIHRAARMSFRQLFQDLARYVQDADVRWEYCVRAKRGQTDTSLPGCFSKDQVYLDGIVRILRHRQTIDFPLLTSLGKVSYEDVDHLRPHGVLDNTRVPHFMQDLARYRQQLEHIMTTNRLDEAELGRLLPD is encoded by the exons ATGCCCACGGCTGTGCTGGAGAAATACTGTGAGGCCTCTGGACAGTTCATTCATCAG GCAGTTGGCATCATCGAGGCCGTCCTGGAGAAGTTTGGGACCTATGAACACTTTGAGGCTGCTACGGGGGGCCAGCTGCTGACCAAGTGCCAGATCTGGTCCATTGTGCGCAGATACATGCAGAAGGAGGGCTGCGTCGGGGAG GTAGTGGTGCAGCTGAGTGAGGACCTGCTGTCCCAGGCAGTGATGATGGTGGAGAACAGCCGTCCAACGTTGGCCATCAACCTGACTGGAGCCCGCCAGTATTGGTTGGAGGGCATGCTGCGGCACGAGATAG GTACCCACTACCTTCGGGGCGTGAACAACGCGCGGCAGCCGTGGCACAGCGCCGAGGGCCGGCAGCAGTACGGGCTGCGGCCAGCGAACCCCACGGAGGAGGGCCTGGCCAGCCTGCACAGCGTGCTGTTCCGCAAGCAGCCGTTCCTGTGGCGCGCGGCGCTGCTCTACTATACGATACATCGTGCCGCGCGCATGTCCTTTCGCCAGCTCTTCCAGGACCTGGCGCGCTACGTGCAGGACGCCGACGTGCGCTGGGAGTACTGCGTGCGCGCCAAGCGCGGCCAGACTGACACCTCGCTGCCGG GCTGCTTCAGCAAGGACCAGGTATACCTGGATGGCATCGTGCGCATTCTGCGGCATCGCCAGACCATCGACTTCCCGCTGCTGACCTCGCTGGGCAAG GTCTCCTATGAGGATGTGGATCACCTCCGGCCCCACGGGGTGCTGGACAACACCCGGGTGCCCCACTTCATGCAGGACTTAGCACGCTACCGGCAGCAGCTGGAACACATCATGACCACCAACCGGCTGGAT